Below is a genomic region from Rana temporaria chromosome 3, aRanTem1.1, whole genome shotgun sequence.
GCTCCTAGCATGGCTGGTATCCGGGTGTCGGACCCGGGTGACGACCTTTCAAGCTCAGCTAGGGACCTCCTCaccatggcctgggcccccgggactcggtCGGCATACCGATCAGCCTGGCAATTTTGGGTACGTTGGTGCGACCAACGGCAAGTTGATCCCTTACGTGCCCCTGTAAACGTCATCGCAAACTACTTGGCAGACTCTTTCTCCTCGGGCAAGGCCTATAGTTCCATCAATGTCTACAGGTCAGCCATATCGGCCTACCACTATCCAGTGGATTCCATGCCCGTAGGCAAACATCCCCTGATTTGCAAACTTCTGCGGGGTATTAGGTTCAAACGTCCCCCGCGACCTAGGTATCAGTCCACCTGGGACGTTTCTAGGGTTCTTACCATGCTCTCGGACTGGGGAGACAACGACTCGCTGTCTCTTAAAATGCTGTCCTTCAAGATCACTACCCTGCTTTGCCTGGTTTCTATAAAACGCGTTTCCGACGTCAGAGCCTTGGACATTTCAAGACGCCAATTTTCACCCCAGGGTGTCAAGTTCACGATAGTCCGCAGGACGAAGACCGGTCTACATTCAGTCTTCTATCCCTTCTTCCCTTCACACCCACGACTCTGTGTGGTAAAATGTCTACAGGTATACGAAGCGTACACTGCGGACCTCCGTAGTCCAAACTCCTCGCAATTATTAGTTTCTTACGTCAGACCCCATCATCCAGTCACAACTGCCACCTTGGCACGTTGGGTTAGATCCACCATGGCTCTGGCTGGTATAGACATCACCCTGTTTGGAGCACACTCCTccagaggggccatggctaccaaggtgaTGGCGACCGGAGGCTCTCTCTCTGATCTGCTAATGGCGGCCGATTGGTCCTCTGAATCAGTTTTCCGCCTTTTTTATTTCAGACCAGAAGATCATGTTGCCATGTCTGTTTTATGATGTTGGTTGTTATGtactgttttgttttatttgaaacatacatatatttatgctgtgttagctttgaacttgcataagatatgagcctcctgtctgatgtataattcgagattttcctagcttgtgacggaaaatattgattatatgaagacaggaggcgagtatcttccctcccttcccaaccctttcacgttttgtgttttgtttcaggTTATTGACTTATCTATTACCTGGAATTTTCGCTTAAAACTATGGTTAGGGTGATGTTCCCCTGTTCGGTTTAATCAGCAAGTCTACGCGACACCATGGCCCAACGCAGTCGGGACTTACAGCCTACTCTTCTTTGGAAGTCTTCGGTTACGGATAAAGGGGCCGACTGGTCGTAGAGCCGATAATCAGAAGTTAGAACCGACACCTCGCATTCacacaagaaagaggaagatcctagatgagagcagtccatttatagaggccaatatgggagtggtttaggccatgggactgctgggaggtgtggttctaccagttttttcttttattacatacGTTAGTTgtttttacacttctgctgtgagcattaataaagaaggattaatgcataagatactcgcctcctgtcttcatataatcaatattttccgtcacaagctaggaaaatctcgaattactaGTTGTTGTTATTATATTGGGGATGATACTCATGGCTGGATTAGGGTAAGCATATAAGCCTGCTGTCTCTTTtggtatcatttattttttctgttttttgtttttcttaaagtatgtttttttttaaatctcataaaACATTCAAAAacgatttgataaaaaaaaaaacacatacatgcaGTGCTGCAAAGAAAGCCCACATTCATGACACATTCCTGTCCTGAAGATGCAACAAAAAAATAGGATGAATTCTCCCTGAAGTGAGGGGAATTTTCAAATTGGACAGGTGTCACCAGGACAAGTATCCATGTGTGGTGATATAAACTCCCATTTTGCTCTGCTGACAGCTCTACAATTTAGAATTTCTCCTTACTTTGTCTTAGTGACAATGGTCACTAGgacagttaaagaggaagtaaacccccccaaaaaacggggggaaaaaataacctgcaagagaaaggcataatgagcaagtatgcatagcatactaactcattatgtggcacttacctgagataTAAGCCCCTGAAGTCCTCCTCGTTCCCCTTCGCCGCCGCCACCATGTCTCCTCGCATCTTCTTCCTGTTATCGACGCTCTGgcgatgtgattggccagagcggtaatgacgtcactcccgcgccaaTGCGCAAAATCACGGCATTAACCCTGTTAATGCCATTGACAAAAATTGCACTTTCAGTTCACTTTCTGCGCCGTGTGTGCCATAGACATTGGCACCTGtaatttctgcaaatatctcctaaaccttttaggtttgggagatatttgttgcacctacaggtaagccttaatctaggcttaccagtAGGTTAAAGTGGGttaaaggggtttacaaccactttaaaggggtacAATTCTCCAGCATgggacaacaataaaaacattgacAGTGGTTCTAACcattctctactctatccaaaacaactatatttttgcatttacatacacttaggccccgtactcacgaccaaacatgtctgctgaaactggtccgcagaccagtttcagcagacatgtttggccgtgtgttggcccgagcggaccattttgggacggatcggacaggtttccagcggacaactgtttcccggacttgttttaaaacagtccgctggaaacctgtccgcccggacatgtacggtcgtctgtacagacctaccgtacatgtcctgccgcccgcatccctcgcatgcgtcgaatgacttcgacgcatgcgtggaagcatttttaaggcggcccgcccacgtcgccgcgtcattgtcgcggcgacaccgcgtcatcgacgcggcgacaccgcggacacgccccgcgtaatgtttacgcgcgggcttctgttcgatggtgtgtatagccatcgaacagaagtccccgggcagtccccggccagacatgtccgatggaaacggtctgcagaccgttttcatcggacatgtcctgtcgtgagtactcggccttaaacATTACCAGGTAAAGACAGAATGAGATTTGAAAGGGACTGTCTttatactgcacatattttaatattgtAAAAGTGCATGTTTTTGAGGAAAAGTGATATATTTGTGTATTCTTTTAGTACAACGCATATGATAGCTTCTGTAAAACAGTGCACTAAAGGTCATGATCTCTAGAGATAATAATGAACATTTATTGTTTTTCGTGAGTCACCACTCCACTGTTGATTAATTTTGGTTGCTCTTTattctttttaatgttttatattttttaaattgacaccCAAACATAGGTCCACCCATACTGTCATACATCCTGATATCCCTTTGATTGGTTGGTACACATAtgtagacccccctcagtgctaaAATCTGCCTGTATGCATTGTAAGGCTGCAGAAGCACACTGATCCAAGATTACAGCAATACTATGTTTTTGTTTTGAGTGAAATAAAATCAATGCTTCTGTTCTTTTTTCTTGTTGTCCCCATTCTGCCCATTTCTTATCTCTTCCGGTCCTGGTGACATGGAATTAAGTGAAGAGAAATCACTCCAACAGAGTCAAAGACATCACAACCTCAATTTTTTTAAAGACTGTGGATGAATTAGAAtgtcagcttttaaaaaaaatctaagctTTCCTTTCCAAGTGATCACCATTTCTCTTTCATTGCCTAGCATTACAAGGATAACAAGTGAAGTAAATGTCTCCAATGGAATCAGACAGCATTAGAATCCAAGTAGAAATTGTACATTTTCCTAACAGTTTAAGGGTAttcaatattttattagtctttaGCCAACATTTAAACTTTTTCCAACTAcattattgtattataattttaaTATTAAGGTTCTATATAGTACTAAATagcttttttattacatttctgtgttgcctttacatatatataatataaataggtAGGAATTAAGTTGAAATCACACAAAATGTATtggagtgtaccatttaaataGTTACATCTACATAATGcatagcttttatttattttttacataaacaGTTTAGGATAAGCCcaactattatatattttatggtaTACCATGTTCATTTAGAGAGCCTGTTATAAGTTTAACTTGAAAATAATTTTAAAGTAGTCTTATTACacagacattatatatatatatatatatatatatatatatatatatatatatatatatatatatatatatatatatatatatatatatatatatatatatatatatatatatatatatatatatataaataatgtctgTGTAATAAGACTACTTTAAAATTATTTTCAAGTTAAACTTATAACAGGCTCTCTAAATGAACAgtgaatgctttaaaaaaaacaattctcaGGATTGCAGTTCCTCAGTTTTGCCTCAGAGCGCCGCTGTTTGACCAATAAGGAGAAGAATACAAAACTGGAGATCCACTGGTAtttacatcattcacacacacactgcaGATCTGTAAGAGGAGACACAGCCATTTTCTGGATTTTCTCCACTCAGTTTTCAGGGCTGCTGTTTTCTTGAATTGAACAACTCAGTACCTCAGTTCTTAATTAACTGGAATATATGTTAtatgaggatttcagaagatgaAAATAACTGAAATGAAAAAACAGATACAGAATAACAAAGGAATCGGATGGCAAgtaacatttatattatttttctggCTTTGTCATTCAGTCTCTGGTCAGATTCATtattccattgctgaagaaatgaGAAAAGACTCTGTTATAGCAAATATTGCAGATGATCTTGGATTAGAGAGTAAACAGCTCTCATCTAGAAAATTGAGAATTGTATCACGTGCTTCAGAGAAATATTTTTATGTCAATTTAGACAATGGAAACCTCTATGTAAAGGACAGGATAGACAGAGAGATATTGTGTGGAGCAGCAGCTACCTGCTCCCTAACATTTGATGCTGTGGTTGAAAATCCCTTACATGTTTATAGAGTTAAGATAGACATTCAGGACATAAATGATAATCCTCCAGTATTTTATTCTGACACATTTACATTTGAAGCAATGGAATCAACATCACTAGGTTCAAGATTTTCTTTACAAAATGCTAAAGATCCAGATTTGGATATGAATTCAGTACAGACATATAAGCTTAGTGACAACAAGCATTTTATACTAAGTGAGACAATCCATTCAGATGGGAGTAAATTTCTTGAACTTGTGCTAGAAAAACCATTAGATCGAGAATCTCAAAATGTACATGAATTTTCATTAACAGCTACTGATGGAGGAAAACCTATGAAAACTGGCACTGCATTGATAAGGGTTGTTGTCACAGATGCTAATGATAATTTTCCAGTATTTACACAGACAGTATATAAAACGAGCACAAGTGAAAATGTGTCAATTAATACTACAATAATTACTGTGAATGCTACTGACAAAGATGAAGGTATATATGCACAAATAAACTATTCTTTCAGTGAAACATCTGGAAGTGTACACCACACAGGGACTTTCAGCATTAATCCAAACACaggtgaaataaaaataaataggaaatTAAATTTTGAATTAACAAGAAATTATGAATTATCAATACAAGCAAAAGATGGAGGTGGCCATGTCACTCATTGTAAGGTACTGATAGAAGTCATGGATGAAAATGATAATGCTCCAGAGATATCAATCACATCATTATTTTCCCCCATTCTGGAGGATTCCATACCTGGAACAGTAATAGCTCTAATAGAAGTTGATGATCAAGATTCTGAAGAAAATGGATACATTGATTGCAAATTGATGGAGCAAGATTCATTCAATTTAGTATTATCAACTGACAGTTACTATAGAATTGTTACAACAGGTGAACTAGACAGGGAGAAAGTGTCAAGTTATAACATCACAATTGTAGCTACTGACAGAGGATCGCCTCCACTTTCCAGCAGAAGAACCATCAGACTGGATGTATCTGATGTTAATGACAATCCGCCAGTTTTTATGAAACCTTTTTATGCTGTTTACATACTAGAGAACAATTTACCGGGTGTCTCTGTATACAACATCCAAGCTTCTGATCCTGATGCTGGAGACAACGCAAAAATTATTTATTCAATGTCCAAAATAAATATAGAAGACCTTCCATTGTCCTCTTATCTTTCCATTAATATGGAGACTGGAGCTCTTTATGCTCAGAAATCTTTTGACTTTGAGCACCAAAAGGAATTTTTTGTACAAATAATTGCTACAGACAATGGATCCCCATCACTGAGTAGCAATACAACTTTGCATATTCGTATAGTGGATCAGAATGATAATGCTCCAAAAATCCTATTCCCATCGCCAGGAAGTGGTGGGCAGGATGCATTTGAGATAGTTCCTTTTACAGCTGAACCTGGTTCATTAATAACAAAGGTGGTTGCAGTGGACGAAGACTCGGGACATAACGCTTGGCTTTCTTATCATTTTATACAAATGTCAGAACCATCAGTTTTTGTCATTAATGAACATACAGGAGAAATCAGGACATTGCGCATCTTTCAGGAGAAAGATATACTGAATCAGAATGTTGTGGTGATGGTGAGAGATAATGGCATTCCATCTCTCTCAGCCACGGTCACCTTAAACCTCATTGTTGCAGATAATTTCCAGCAGATTGTTCCTAAACTCAGTAATCAATTAACCAACGAAGATACTCAGTCACACTTGCAATTGTACTTGGTTATTGCTTTAGCACTgatctcttttttgtttattataacTGTTATATTGGTCATCATATCAAAATGCAAGGAGTCAAAGCCATTACCGAACTTTGGAACTTTAACTACAAGCCTATATCCTCCAGTTGATCCCAGGATACTTTCTATGTATAGTGATGGAACTTTGCCCTTGCCatattcatacaatgtatgtgtgGCTTTAGACCCATCTGAAAGTGATATGGGCCTTTCAAAATCAATTCCAAATGTTCCTGTGGATAATCTTATTGACACAGACGATTTAGGTCCTGGAAATGAACGTTTTAAAGAAGTGCAATCAAGTGGAGTCCCTCAGGTAAGTTGTTATCCCTACGTTTGATGACATCTCCTTGTAGGTGTCTTTTACTTTCATTATGCAAAGGCTATATTTACAATTTAATTTATAATTATGTTTGGTACATGTCAATaagtctaaaatatatgaaaaatagtTAGGCAAGTATAGTTCAAAGTGGTGCACAGGCTAAAGTTTGCTTTCAGGTCTACATTATGACAGTCTTAAGGTCCTAATCATAATAAATTAATGTGCTAATCAAAGAAGAAGAGAGTCCATAATGATGAGGCTgtagatatttatttatatattgcttCATTACACTAAATGTCTTTGATAAGGTATTATTAGTGAACTGTAATATAATACAACTGAGGATATTGTATACAATTTAGGAATAGGTGCATATTGCAaactattttttaatatatactgaatatgtgtgtgtatgtatatatatatatatatatatatatatatatatagagagagagatggggggggggcatttggcttTTGGGGTTCTTAAATTTGACTTGTCTAAGGAGAGGTCAAACAGTGTATTTGAGTCTCCCCTAGGATTACTGTGCCTAGGAAGTGCGGCTGTAAGGTTTGTAGGACCGATTCGAAGAGTCTTCCTTGGCCTTTGTTAGGTGCATAATAAGAAATGAATGTGTAGGTCCCTATGTCTATCGTGCCGGCTACCAGTACATAGCGACCCTCTGGATCGTTAATAGCCTTACTGAGTGAGAAGTTAACCCGTTTAGAAACACAGACTGCCACCCCTCTCAATGGTTCTCATGCATTCGCCAAATAGAATTGCGGGTAATTTTTATGGAGAAATGAGGGTCTGTATGTGGTTGAgaagtgtgtctcttgtagtAGTAAAACTCTGCCTTTAATGTGTGATATAGTTGCAGTATTTTTCGTTGTTTTACTGGGGAGTTAAGCCCCTGAGCATTGTGGGAGATGATCTGGAGATTCAGATCTTGAGGTGCTGCGTTAGGCATGGATCAGGTGGGAGGTAAACCTAAAATAGAAAGCGATCTTACCATCTGACGACagcttccctggcagagtgttGATTTCATGGTGTCTCGATCCCCTGTAGGCTGAGGTGGGAGCTCCAGGAAGGCCCTGAAGAGGGCGGGGGTCAGGTTGAGGGGGAAGAGCAAGGGAGGAAGAAAGAGTAGGAGGTGGAAAAGGAAAAATAAGAATGTGCATTAGTTGACAAATTATACAATTCAACCCAAATCCCAAGTAAGCTGGAGAGGGTAAGGCCCTTCTTGCAATGCCCGCAGACATCGGGCGATTCAACCGACCGGGGGAGAGAAACGAGGATTTAGACAGTTGCAGTGTGGGTTACAGGGCCCGAGCGGTGAGGAGCTATGCAGCCATCTCGGACGCTGATGTACATGCGCCCTTCGCCTGTTTTAACTTTCATACAGCCTTATGTCAGCTTGACAGGTGGAATACAACTTTATGGGACCCTCACAGTGCTGACAGTAGTCCATATGCCCTTAAGCATTGATCGGGCTTAAAACGTGCACATTTCTCAGATTTTTAGATGTGCTTGTGCCTGGGATAAACtgattttttaagggggggggggtcatatacATTATCATGTATGTAAATGTTCCTGCAGGTACTGATGACTTGTTCCTTTTCATTTACTATGAAATCTGGAATGTAATTACATATTTACACATGTAGTGAATCCAATGTTGTCCTTCTCTTATATGCTATACCGCCTTCACAGGCCAGACTCCCCTAAACCACTATCTTCTTTAATATTGTTATCAGAACCCGGGTACATTTTATGTGTAATGCACTGATGCAGGTGTAGTGTGTTCTAGATTGTCACAACGCTTCCTGGGTTGTGTAACATACTGTAAGTATGCCAGGAGGCCTTGGACAGGTTACACtcaacaaaaataaatgtatatctttCTACCATTTTACTGCATTTGTACAGGTCTTCCAGCCACATCTGTTATGCATAATCCTGTGACTTGTGCTGCATAAATTTGCTTGTTTTAGCCTCATGTCaggttttattgttgtctgtactTTCACTGGAGAAATAAACTCTATATATTTGTACTGGTTGTCATTGGAACATATGCTGATGGAAAATGTTACAGTTGTTACCAAAACAAAGGTTGTCTTCCAGTGTGAATATTTCTCTACTGTGGAGGGATTTACACTCATTTCTTGTTAGATCTCTGTAACAGGAAGTAATGGGAAAACTCTTCAACTGTACAAAACGTGTTAGTAATGTGAgatggaatgaatgaatgaaataaGTAGAAAGTATCTCAGTATATGAATTATCTCAAATATGGCCCCCTTTAATTGTATATtcaactttttttggtgaaaaaaaattatacatttcttACTAGTAGGGCTTAGCATTTTGAAAGAAAGTGTAGTTGATCATAGGACTATAAGGATTTTCACCAGCACACCTTGGTATACCGATAATCTTATTCTTTATTCACATAATACAACAGGCATCTCAGACTGATGTTTCGAGACCTTGCAggatccctttttcagggcagatTCAATTCATGACACCTCTTATATGGAGgtcttggggcagatcctcaaataaattacgccggcgtatctcttgatacgccacataatttcaaattttgcgcgtcatatctttgttttggtatccacaaaacaagatacgatggcatctcggctagatccgacaggcgtacgtcttagtacgccgtcggatctaagctgcaatttttcggcggccgctaggtggcgttcccgtcgaaatccgcgttgagtatgcaaattagctagttatggcgatcTACGAATATATTTGTACTGGTTGTCATTGGAACAGATGCTGATGGAAAATGTTACAGTTGTTACCAAAACAATGGTTATCTTCCAGTGTGAATATTTCTCTACTGTGGAGGGATTTACACTCATTTCTTGTTAGATATCTGTAACAGGAAGTAATGGGAAAACTCTTCAACTGTACAAAACGTGTTAGTAATGTGAgatggaatgaatgaatgaatggatgaatgaataaaataaatagaaagtaTCTCAGTATATGAATTATCTCAAATATGGCCCCCTTTAATTGTATATTCAACTTTTTTTGGTGAagacttcaatttaaaaaaatatatacatttcttaCTAGTAGGGCTTAGCGTTTTAAAAGACAGTGTAGTTGATCATAGGACTATAAGGATTTTCACCAGCACACCTTGGTATACCGATAATCTTGTTCTTTATTCACATAATACAACAGGCATCTCAGACTGATGTTTCGAGACCTTGCAggatccctttttcagggcagatACAATTCATGACACCTCTTATATGGAGgtcttggggcag
It encodes:
- the LOC120930245 gene encoding LOW QUALITY PROTEIN: cadherin-23-like (The sequence of the model RefSeq protein was modified relative to this genomic sequence to represent the inferred CDS: deleted 1 base in 1 codon; substituted 1 base at 1 genomic stop codon); this encodes MKITEMKKQIQNNKGIGWQVTFILFFWLCHSVSGQIHYSIAEEMRKDSVIANIADDLGLESKQLSSRKLRIVSRASEKYFYVNLDNGNLYVKDRIDREILCGAAATCSLTFDAVVENPLHVYRVKIDIQDINDNPPVFYSDTFTFEAMESTSLGSRFSLQNAKDPDLDMNSVQTYKLSDNKHFILSETIHSDGSKFLELVLEKPLDRESQNVHEFSLTATDGGKPMKTGTALIRVVVTDANDNFPVFTQTVYKTSTSENVSINTTIITVNATDKDEGIYAQINYSFSETSGSVHHTGTFSINPNTGEIKINRKLNFELTRNYELSIQAKDGGGHVTHCKVLIEVMDENDNAPEISITSLFSPILEDSIPGTVIALIEVDDQDSEENGYIDCKLMEQDSFNLVLSTDSYYRIVTTGELDREKVSSYNITIVATDRGSPPLSSRRTIRLDVSDVNDNPPVFMKPFYAVYILENNLPGVSVYNIQASDPDAGDNAKIIYSMSKINIEDLPLSSYLSINMETGALYAQKSFDFEHQKEFFVQIIATDNGSPSLSSNTTLHIRIVDQNDNAPKILFPSPGSGGQDAFEIVPFTAEPGSLITKVVAVDEDSGHNAWLSYHFIQMSEPSVFVINEHTGEIRTLRIFQEKDILNQNVVVMVRDNGIPSLSATVTLNLIVADNFQQIVPKLSNQLTNEDTQSHLQLYLVIALALISFLFIITVILVIISKCKESKPLPNFGTLTTSLYPPVDPRILSMYSDGTLPLPYSYNVCVALDPSESDMGLSKSIPNVPVDNLIDTDDLGPGNERFKEVQSSGVPQGLVIANIADDLGLDVSLLSSRKLRIASRTSDKYVYVNPDNGNLYVKDRIDREMLCGTAATCFLTFDALLENPLNIFRVQIDIQDINDNSPVFYLNTFTFEAMESISAGTRFALQNAEDPDFGINSVQTYKLSDNEHFALSENMNSDGSKFIELVLEKPLDRESQNVHEKMYXTATDGGKPMRTGTVRIRITVIDANDNFPEFSQAVYKISVYENVPINTTIITVNATDKDEGRFSNINYSFSKTSGSVHHTGTFCINANTGEIKINKKLDFEITKHYELSIQAKDGGGHITHCKVLIEVIDENDNAPEISMTSLFSPIAEDSIPGTVIALIEVDDQDSGENGNVDCKLMEQSAFSLVMSSDSYYRIVTTGDIDREKVPSYNITIVATDRGFPPLSSRRTIRLDISDVNDNSPVFMQPSYVVYIPENNLPGVSIYSIQASDLDAGENAKIDYSVCRYTTPKIKVEDLPVSYILSINMKTGALYAQKSFDFEQHKEFLIQVTATDNGSPSLSTNTTLLVCIVDQNDNAPIILFPSPGDSSQGAFEIVPFTAEPGSLITKVVAVDEDAGHNGWLFYHFIKMPEPSSFVINEHTGEIRTSQILQEKDLLNQKVVVMVRDTGIPPLSATVTLSLIIADNFQQIVPKLSNQLTNESLQSHLQLYLVIALALISLLFIITVILVIILKCKESKPLPSVGTLGSSLYPPVDPMILSMYSDGTLSLPYSYNVCVALDPSESEFSFLKSNQNVAVDNLIDTDDSGLGNESLKEALPSTGVSQVSCIGVQIDFAKLHFVIMLGIC